From one Campylobacter suis genomic stretch:
- the hisIE gene encoding bifunctional phosphoribosyl-AMP cyclohydrolase/phosphoribosyl-ATP diphosphatase HisIE, translating to MINIDWQKVSGLLPVIVQEDSSNEILMLAYMNEEALDLSLKTGYAHYFSRTKNRIWKKGEESGNTQKIISASLDCDNDTLLLKVIQNGGAACHTGAKSCFFNQINLQNLNIETKKPSPSSQPSYDIIDELYHVVLERKLNANPESSYVAKLFSKGENAILKKVGEEATEFVMAGKDVTRISQNIASTNERLDTANQKINKILSQANTEVKDELSILDIAMLTDEIVNLNKILQKNKEDMVYEAADLYFHTIVALAMHNIHPERIKTELARRFGLSGIDEKNSRQS from the coding sequence ATGATAAATATAGACTGGCAAAAAGTTAGCGGATTACTACCTGTTATAGTTCAAGAAGATAGCTCAAATGAGATTTTAATGCTTGCATACATGAACGAAGAAGCGCTAGATCTAAGCCTAAAAACAGGCTATGCCCACTACTTTTCACGCACTAAAAATCGTATCTGGAAAAAGGGCGAAGAGAGTGGCAACACACAAAAAATCATATCTGCTAGCCTTGATTGTGATAACGACACACTGCTACTAAAAGTCATACAAAATGGCGGTGCAGCCTGCCATACTGGCGCAAAGTCTTGCTTTTTTAACCAAATAAATTTGCAAAATTTAAATATAGAAACTAAAAAACCATCGCCTAGCTCACAGCCAAGCTATGACATCATCGACGAGCTTTATCATGTTGTGCTTGAGCGCAAGCTAAATGCAAACCCTGAGAGTTCGTATGTTGCAAAGCTATTTTCAAAAGGAGAAAACGCCATCTTAAAAAAAGTAGGCGAAGAGGCGACTGAATTTGTTATGGCGGGCAAGGATGTTACAAGAATTTCACAAAATATCGCCAGCACAAACGAACGCCTAGATACTGCAAATCAAAAAATAAACAAAATTTTAAGCCAAGCAAATACCGAAGTAAAAGACGAGCTAAGCATACTAGACATAGCTATGCTTACAGATGAGATCGTAAACCTTAATAAAATTTTACAAAAAAATAAAGAAGATATGGTGTATGAGGCAGCCGATCTTTACTTTCACACGATTGTAGCTCTTGCAATGCACAACATCCATCCAGAACGCATCAAAACCGAACTTGCTCGTAGGTTTGGACTAAGTGGGATCGATGAGAAAAACTCAAGGCAAAGCTAA
- a CDS encoding DUF2393 family protein, with the protein MLTTLRQDLLFILANANLIDYMAYGWVVLCFILLMLIGFYCTIKWWWQIGFLIILLDVIALFVGGYYANLELSKRLRPTEISPLYLKQLKYSDNLVVDLNITNLSKNTFQICKINIGFYANSDQELKNFVNAINPFRVKSIYIGEPLHPGATKELTTVVENFAFIDYNTTVKTECFE; encoded by the coding sequence ATGCTAACAACACTACGCCAAGACCTGCTATTTATCCTGGCAAATGCAAATTTGATTGACTACATGGCGTATGGATGGGTTGTTTTATGTTTTATCTTGTTAATGCTAATCGGTTTTTACTGCACCATAAAATGGTGGTGGCAAATAGGTTTTTTAATCATCTTACTTGATGTGATAGCGCTTTTTGTGGGAGGGTATTACGCAAATTTAGAGCTTTCAAAAAGGCTTAGACCAACTGAAATTTCACCCCTTTATCTAAAACAGTTAAAATACTCTGATAATCTTGTTGTAGATCTAAACATTACAAATTTATCAAAAAATACATTTCAAATTTGCAAGATAAACATCGGTTTTTACGCAAATTCAGACCAAGAGCTTAAAAATTTTGTAAATGCTATAAACCCTTTTCGCGTAAAGTCGATATACATAGGTGAGCCACTGCACCCAGGTGCGACTAAAGAACTCACAACTGTTGTGGAAAATTTTGCTTTTATTGATTATAATACAACAGTAAAAACGGAGTGTTTTGAATGA